From Aspergillus chevalieri M1 DNA, chromosome 4, nearly complete sequence, a single genomic window includes:
- a CDS encoding uncharacterized protein (COG:S;~EggNog:ENOG410Q22F), producing MFNFSLFKSSKEETPAATWNPNTLTMEQPSSPEAPHAQQQQVVTEQPSTQEPMQMGLRGGNGGGICCGICAGLACFECCEICC from the exons ATGTTCAacttctccctcttcaaGTCCTCCAAGGAGGAAACCCCCGCCGCCACGTGGAACCCCAACACTCTTACCATGGAACAGCCCTCGAGTCCCGAGGCTCCTCAtgcccagcagcagcaggttGTTACTGAACAGCCG TCCACCCAGGAACCGATGCAGATGGGCCTCCGCGGTGGTAACGGCGGTGGTATTTGCTGCGGAAT CTGCGCCGGTCTTGCTTGC